The Triticum aestivum cultivar Chinese Spring chromosome 4B, IWGSC CS RefSeq v2.1, whole genome shotgun sequence sequence ttccttctctgaattttttttcaggCTATAAAGGCGAACTTTTACGTGTATCTACGAACATCATACAACATTAAACAGAACAAGATCCATGTGGCCGTGGACAAGATCGCTACAGCATTGCCGCCGGGAGGAGATGGCGCGGTGGTGTGGGAGCCAGGGGAGATGGGGCGCTGTGGCTGCCCGAGCCAGTGCTCTGAACTGAAATTCAGTTTTTTTCCAAGAAGTGTATGAATGCAGGCTGTTCTAAACCAGGAGCAGCCGAGCAGGTTCTCATATGTACTCTTTTGTTAGAGGATTAATGTCAATGATGCATCGCTATTGATACTTCTTTACGCACGGAAGCCAATTAAAAATTCTACAATATTTTTAGTGCAAAACAACAGAGGAGGGAGATGACCTGGAGCAGAGCTTGTAGGCGACGATCTAGTTCATCCATGAAGACTCTGCCCATGGTGAGAGGTGAATCTGCAGGGTGTGCCGGCAAGCCATCAGCGGGAGATGGTAGGGCCTCACCGCGCATCTCACTTGAGGAGGTGCTCGACCGCCCGGCCTGTGTGTGCGGCGAGAGGGGGGGAAAGACTTCGATACTAGATGTCAGAAGATGATGGATGACTGACGCAAGTGTACTGAACTCTTTAACTTGGTCCACGACAATCTTTGAACCTCCTACAAGAAAAAATTATATATCATacatcatattttatttttatatcTTGTTCAATCAGGCACCCGAAAATTTAAACACAACAAAATATCAGCTTTTTGGTTCGCAAACCTCCTGCATATATATTTTGAACTGATGATCTTTCAGTCATTGCACTGTTGTTGATATATAATCGAACCAAGATATCACCGCTACCAAGTCTGCACCACCAAGTACCTGCATGAGTTTAGTTTTTTTAGACCATAGTTCAAGGAAGTAAGGTTGCAAGTTCAAACAGTCAATGGACCAAAAATTGTTTAAACACCAATGTTGGATACACG is a genomic window containing:
- the LOC123091786 gene encoding uncharacterized protein isoform X2, with the protein product MNYIVTLNCRDKFPQSSLDKSNSTGSPVRQVLPAAMPASWPIEETMHVSCTWWCRLGSGDILVRLYINNSAMTERSSVQNIYAGGGSKIVVDQVKEFSTLASVIHHLLTSSIEVFPPLSPHTQAGRSSTSSSEMRGEALPSPADGLPAHPADSPLTMGRVFMDELDRRLQALLQVARRSYRRKVCMIVELCMCYVMSAVSV
- the LOC123091786 gene encoding uncharacterized protein isoform X1 — protein: MFVQCFISGYWFPLKQMNYIVTLNCRDKFPQSSLDKSNSTGSPVRQVLPAAMPASWPIEETMHVSCTWWCRLGSGDILVRLYINNSAMTERSSVQNIYAGGGSKIVVDQVKEFSTLASVIHHLLTSSIEVFPPLSPHTQAGRSSTSSSEMRGEALPSPADGLPAHPADSPLTMGRVFMDELDRRLQALLQVARRSYRRKVCMIVELCMCYVMSAVSV